The Macaca nemestrina isolate mMacNem1 chromosome 12, mMacNem.hap1, whole genome shotgun sequence genome contains a region encoding:
- the LOC105463285 gene encoding protein lin-7 homolog C has protein sequence MAALGEPVRLERDICRAIELLEKLQRSGEVPPQKLQALQRVLQSEFCNAVREVYEHVYETVDISSSPEVRANATAKATVAAFAASEGHSHPRVVELPKTEEGLGFNIMGGKEQNSPIYISRIIPGGIADRHGGLKRGDQLLSVNGVSVEGEHHEKAVELLKAAQGKVKLVVRYTPKVLEEMESRFEKMRSAKRRQQT, from the exons ATATTTGTAGAGCAATTGAATTATTGGAAAAACTACAAAGGAGTGGAGAAGTACCACCACAGAAACTTCAGGCTTTGCAAAGAGTCCTTCAAAGTGAGTTCTGCAATGCTGTGAGAGAG GTATATGAACATGTCTATGAGACTGTGGACATCAGTAGCAGTCCCGAAGTGAGAGCAAACGCTACTGCAAAG GCTACTGTTGCTGCATTTGCTGCCAGTGAAGGACATTCTCATCCTCGAGTTGTTGAGCTACCAAAAACAGAAGAGGGCCTTGGATTCAATATTATGGGAGGCAAAGAACAAAATTCTCCAATCTATATATCTCGAATAATTCCAGGTGGAATTGCTGATAGACATGGGGGCCTCAAACGTGGAGATCAACTCCTCTCTGTTAATGGCGTG agtGTTGAAGGAGAACATCATGAAAAAGCTGTAGAACTGCTGAAAGCTGCACAAGGAAAGGTTAAATTAGTGGTGCGATATACACCCAAAGTCTTAGAAGAAATGGAGTCGCGCTTTGAAAAAATGAGATCAGCAAAACGCAGGCAACAGACCTAA